One Polaribacter reichenbachii genomic window, TCTAAAATTGTTGCTTCAAGGATGGGGAAATTGAATCTAGAACTTTTTATGGGAGTAAAAGATAAATATTCTAGATTAAATCACTATTTAAACGAAACAAAAATAAATAGAAATGAAGTGGCATATGTTGGCGATGATGTTAATGACCTTGTAAATATTTGTTCAGTTGGTTGGAGTTTTACGCCATTTAACGCCATTGCTAAGGTTAAAGAACATTCTGATATTAACCTTATAAATCAAGGTGGAGATAAAGCCATCAGAGAAGTTAGTGATTTTATAATAAATTATAATTGTAGATTCTAAATAATATTAAACATTAATAATAATTAAATAATAAAAAGATGAAAAAAGCAAATGTCATTGCAGAAATTGGTTGTAACCACAAAGGAGATATTGAAATTGCAAAGGAATTAATTAAAGTCGCAAAAATATTTTGCAATGCAGATGTTGTGAAATTTCAAAAAAGAAACAACAAAGAATTATTAACAGAGGAACAATATAATGCGCCCCACCCAAATCCCGTAAATTCCTATGGAGACACCTATGGTGCGCACAGAGAATTTTTAGAATTTTCTTTAGAACAAAATAGGGAGTTAAAAGAATATTGTGAAGATTTAGGAATAATATGGTCAACTTCAACATGGGATTTAACATCTGCTAAAGAAATAGCTTCTTTAAAACCTAAGTTAATTAAAATACCTTCGGCTTGTAACAATAATTACGAGATGCTAGGTTGGTTATGTGAAAATTATGAAGGAGAAATTCATTGTTCAACAGGTATGACCACAAAAGATGAAATTGAAGAGTTAGTTTCATTTTTTGAAAGTAAAGGTAAAAACAAAGATCTAGTATTATACAATTGTACTTCAGGTTATCCTGTTCCTTTTGAAGATGTTTGTTTATTAGACATTACGTTATTAATTGAGAAATATGGAAAAAGAGTAAAAGAAATTGGATTTTCAGGTCATCATTTAGGTATTGCTGTTGATATTGCTGCTTATACATTAGGGGCAACTTGGGTAGAAAGACACTATACATTAGATAGAACTTGGAAAGGTACTGATCATTCAGCTTCTTTGGAGCCTGCTGGTTTAAGAAAACTTGTAAGAGACTTAAGAGCTGTTGAACAAGCATTAACATTTAAACAATCTGATATATTAGATATTGAAGCTGTTCAAAGAGAAAAATTGAAAAATAAGAAATAACAAAATAAAAGAATCAGATTAGTATAATTTGGTTCTTTTATATAAACTTAATTTAGTTTTTAATTACATAATGTAGTACCTCAATTTTTCAGAGGGTTAAGATTTTTAATAAATAAAAAAATATATGGAACTTAATAAAAGATTAATTGTAGATCTTGATGATACCATCTCTATAACAACAGAGGGAGATTACTTTAATAGTAAACCAATTAAAGATACTATTGATGCATTAAATAAGTACAAAGAAGAAGGTTTTGAGATCGTTATTAATACAAGTCGAAATATGAGAACTTATAAAGGTAACATTGGTAAAATAAGTATTTTTACCCTGCCAAATATTATTGATTGGCTTAAGAAACATCAAGTACCATTTGATGAGGTACGTATTGGAAAACCATGGTGTGGGTTTAAAGGATTTTATATTGATGATAAAGCAATACGACCATCCGAATTTCATAAATATTCATATGAAGAAATTCAAGAATTATTAGCTGAAGAGAAAAAATATATCCGTTTAAAATGATTTTGATAAACTCAGCAGCATATGTAAGTACAGGGTTAAATGCTGAATTCGGAAAGCTCCCCCCTTGTATGTTACCTTTGCAAAATAGAAGATTGTACTTTCATCAACTAAAGTTATTTAGTAAAGAGGAAGAAATTGTTTTATCCTTACCTAAGTGCTATACTTTGTCAGAATATGATAAAACTTATTTGGAGGAACATAATGTTGGGATTGTATTTGTACCTAAGGATTTAAGTTTAGGAGAATCTATCATTTATACACTTAACGTACTTGCTCGTTTCGATGAGCCTTTAACAATTTTACATGGTGATACATTAATAGATAAAGCACCTGAAGGAATCGACTTATGTGGTATTGCCAATGCTGAAGATGATTATAATTGGAGTTACTATGAAGATTTAGATGGTAGTTATGTCTATGCAGGGTATTTTGCATTTGCTTCTCAGCCGTTGTTAATTAGAGCAATTTTGGAGCACGATTTTTCCTTTATAGATGGTGTTAAGACATATAATCAATCAAATAAATTAAAACACATAAAAGTTAGTAATTGGTTGGATTTTGGTATGGTTAATTCTTATTACCGCTCCAAATCACAGATGACAACACAGCGCGTTTTTAATGATTTGAGAATAAATTCACATTCAGTTGTTAAATATAGCTCTGATAAAAATAAAATATTAGCAGAAGCAAATTGGTTTAAAACGATTCCTAAAGAGTTAAAACATTTTATTCCAGCTTTATGGGAGAGTGGTGTAACAAATGATGCAAAGGGGTTTTATGAGATTGAGTATTTTTATTTGAGTTCATTAGCTGATCTTTTTGTTTTTGGTAAGAATCCTGAGTTCGTATGGAAAATTATATTAAAAGCATGCAAAGAATTTATTGATACAAATGCTAAATATACTCCTGATAATAAGGTGGAAATTGCAAAAAATAGCTTGTTACTTTATGGTAATAAAACAAGATTACGCTTAACAAGATATTGTAAAGAATGGGATATTGATATGGATCATACATGGTGTATAAACGGTAAGGAGGTTCCTTCTCTAAATAACATTGTAGAAGAAATTTCGAATGAGTTATCCTTACCAAATCCCGATAACATTCATATACTGCACGGAGATTTCGGGTTTAGTAATATTTTGTATGATTTCAAATCTCAATCAATTAAAGTAATAGATCCTAGAGGAGTTGATATGGAAGGTAAATATTCTATATATGGTGATATTAGATATGATGTCGCTAAATTGGCCCACTCTGTAATAGGTATGTATGATTTTATTATAGGTGGTAATTACCATATTAATATTCCTGATGATTATTCAATGAATTTACATTTTCCTTTGGAAGAAAATATTAAGAATGTACAGTTGTATTTTAGAACAATGAAGTTTGCCGGACAAACTTTAGAACAATTGAAAGTATATCCAATATTAGTACATTTATTTCTTTCAATGTTACCATTACATGCAGATAACCCATCTCGTCAAAAAGCGATGCTTTCAAATGCTTTACGTCTATTTGTTGAATATAAAAACTACTAAAAATGACAATAATTATCCCAATGGCGGGACTTAGTTCTCGTTTTACAAAAGCAGGGTATACTTTACCTAAATATATGTTGTATGCCGGAGATAAAAGTTTATTTAATATTTCGGTCAATAGCTTTAAGAATTACTTTGATAGCGTAAATTTTGTTTTTATTGCTAGAAAATTATTTGATACTGAAGTTTTTATCAAAAAAGAATGCACTCTTTTGGGAATAAAAAAATATCAAACAGTAATGTTAGATCACCCTACAAATGGACAAGCTGAAACTGTAATGTTGGGTATAAAAAATGCTAATTTAGATCAGGATGAATCCATTTTAATATTTAACATAGATACTTTTCGGCCTAATTATAGTTATCCAAAAGATATATTAAATTGGGATGGCTACTTAGAAGTATTTAAAGGTCAGGGAGCAAATTGGTCATATGCTAAAACAATAAGTTCAGATTCTACCGTTGTTATTGAAACCGCTGAAAAAGTTGAAATTTCAGATAATTGTTCTACTGGTTTATATTATTTTAAATCAGTATCATCATTCTTAGATATATATAATAATATACAAACTGATTCATTTAGACATCATAAGGAATTGTATATAGCTCCTTTATATAATAGCTTGATTAAAAAGGGAGCAGAAGTGCATATCCACGTTATTGAGAGAAAAGATGTCATATTTTGCGGAGTTCCTGAAGAATACTTAGATTTTATTAATAAAAAACAGTATATCTCACTGTTATAATTTTATAAATACGTCTTATGTTTTAGAAATGTTAATTCACATAATATAAAGTACTGAGCATTAAACTTAATATGATAAAATCAAAACTAGGAGGATTCCTTAAAAATAAACAAGGTTTTCTTAGAAACTTTTCGATACTAACTTTTGCTAGTCTATTTGCAGTAGCGGTAAATTTACTTGTAAATATTTATTTAACAAGAGCAGTAAGTACAGAAATATATGGTGCATATGGTGTAGTTTTATCTGTAGTTAACATTTTACTTGTAATGTCATCGTTAGGTCTACGGCATATTGTCATTATAAATATTGCGAGAAATCAAACGGATTCTAAATTTCATTTTGAAAATGCAATGATTCTTAGAGTTTTAGGTTACTTTATAATTGCAATACTATATTTTGGATATTCTCTTATAATCAACAATTACTCTCTATATTTTAATTTGCTAATTCTTGTATATTTATTACTGCTAAGTATCTGGGATGGCATTCAAAATTTGGCCTTTGGTATGGAAAGGATGGAGTTTACTGGATATTTAAATGCTGGAGGTTATTTTCTTATCCTAATGCTTTTAATTATAGTTCCTAGCAAGGATATTACAGTAGAAACAATACTTATTATATTAATACTCGTACAGGTAATAAAGAATGCTTTTTATTATAAAATATGTACAAAAATAAACTTACTAACTTATGTAAATAATAAAACTTTAATAGATAAAGAGTATTTGATTCAATTATTTAGAAAAAGTTTTCCATATTATATTATGGCTTTTTTGACACTATTTACATCTCAAGTCCCAATCCTATTCTTAGAAAAAAATTCGAATCTTTCTGAGGTTGCTTATTTGAATGCAGCAAATAAACTGATGATACCTATTTCTTTAATTTTATCGACAGCTTTGACCGCTTTATTTCCAAATCTAGCAAAAAGTTATTTAAAGGATAAAATAAAGTTCATGAAAAACATTAGTAATGCTCTCATTTTTATTTTAATCTTTGGTAGCATAGGTTGTTTACTAATAAATTTATTTAGGGAAGAGATTGTTGAAATTGTTTTTGGAGATAATTACACTAATACGGGGGTTATACTTATGACTCAAGCTTGGTTTGTCTTATTTAATACTATTTTCGGTTTAATCGGTTTGGTTCTTGGAGCTACAGATAACCAAAAGCTTTTAGCAAAGTTATCTATTTGTTATGCTTTAGTAAATACGCCAATTCTATGGTATGGTTCTTATTTTGGAGCTAAATATGTATCTTATGCTTATTTAATAGGAGGTATAATAAACATGGCTTACCATTATTATTTTTTCTTAAAAGTTTTACCGAAAAAAATAGATAGTAAAATTACCTTATACTTTTTTGCTACTTTATTTGGAGGTATATTTTTGTCAATAATTATGCCCGTTAATCTAAATTTAGTATTTAGGGTATTAATGGCACTTTTTTTAATATTAATCCTCGGGGTATTTATCAAAAAGAAATTTATAAAAAATAGAACATATGAATAAATATTTTTTCAATTCTTTAAAAAAAGTAATTAGTAAGTTTTCCTTTTACAGTTTTAAGTTATTGAACAGTAATCATCAAATCAGCTTTTTTAGTAGTATTATTAAAGGACTTGAAAGATCTTCAAATTCATATGTTACATATTACGAAAGACCTGTTATCCCAAGTAATTTAAATAATATTACTATAGATCCTGTCAATGAGAAACTTGCCATAGTAATACAGGGACCCATTAAAAAAGATAATCATTTTACTTTTGAAACAGTTAAATGGTACCAAAATATTTTTCCTAATTCTAGAATAGTTGTTTCTACTTGGAAAGACGAAGACATAAAGGAAGTTAAGTTATTAAAAAGTTTAGGAATAGAAGTACTTTTAAATAATAAGCCAGAAATATCAGGTATGGGAAATATGAATTTTCAGGTAAAAAGTACACTTGAAGGTATAAAGTGGGCTGAACAAATTGGTTGCGAATATGTTATTAAGACTAGAACAGATCAGAGAATTTACAAAGAGAATTTATTTCAATATTTACTATCACTTCAATTATGCTTTCCTGTAGATAAAATTTATTCAACTTTAAACCAACAAGAAAGAATAATTATGTTTGAAGGTAATGTTCCAGGAAACATGTTTATTCCATTTCATTTTTGCGACTTTTTTTATTTTGGAAAATTAAAAGATATACTCAGTTATTTTAGTAAACAATGGGATGATACTACTAATTGGTTAAATAACTCTGAAAGAGGCCAGCAAATGAGGGGATTTAAAGAAAGTAATGTTTCAGTTTCTAAAGCTCATTCAATTGCAGCTCCTGAAGTTATTTTAAATAGAAATTATTTAAAGAATAATGGAATTAGTACAGATATATTTTCACTTGAAGATTCTTGGGCTTATGCAAAATCACACTTGATAACAATTGGTTGGGAAGACTTAGGGCTTTTTTGGTATAAATATGATAAAAATTATAATGAAAGTTACTTAAGAAATACACAAAGAAATGACGAAAAAACAAATATTTATAAATATACATGGAGCTTTGTAAACTGGATGGCTGTTTATGGAAAACAGCTTAAACCGACTGAGGAAATGAAAAACTATTGTAAGAAAGGTTTAAATGATGTTTAATGAAAAAATTTTATAGCCCTAAAACTAATTCAATAATTATATTAGTATTTTTTGTTTTAATGGAAAATATCTTTTACTTGATAGATAAAGATACTTTCCAAATTTTACCTGGTATTTCCTATTTAGATACCTATTTAATATTTTTCTTATACTTTTGTTTTAGAAGTATTAAAGCCATTAATAAAAACATCAAATACCGTTTTGGTTGGTTAGTATTTGGTTTATTAATCTTTATAATAATAAGTGCCATTAAAGCTAATTTAAATTCAGGACAAAGTATTCTTCTAGGTATTGGATCGCAACGAGATTACTTTTTTATATTATTGAGTTATTACCCAATTAACACTTTATTTAAAAGGAATAAAATCAATATAAAAACTCTAAAAAAAGGTTTTTTATTTATCGGGGTTTTGGCAGGATTAATCTATTTTTTTCAACAAGTTGTTTATGAGCAGATTATATTTGTGTTTGTTCATTCAAATTATAGATATGGTTCTATTAGGTTGTATTTTGATAGTGCATTAATTCTAATATCACTGTTTATTGCTCTTGATTATTTATTTAAAAAATGGAAAATGAAATATTTGGTTGTTATAATAATTGGCTTCTTATATGAACTTTTTGTTTCTAAAGGAAGACTTGAGTTATTGGCGGTTATTACAACTATATTTATAGCGTATAACTTACGTTCTCTTTCTTTTAATACAAGGATTTTTGGTGCTTTTTTTATTTCTATTTTGATGTATTTTTTTATTAATAGTATTTATTTTGATGCTTTTTTTGATAATGGTGGTAGTGTTGTTAATAACACAACGGAAATAAGAAATAAAGGAAGATCGTTGTATTTACTAGGATTATTATCATCAATTACAAATTTTATTTTTGGGTGGGGTTACCCACATATTTCAAATGCCAAAGCAATGCAAGCATCAGGAGCTGATAAAAATATGTTTCTTGTAGATAATGGATTATTTGGATTTTTCTTTGTTTATGGAGCCTTAGGTTTATCTCTTATTCTATCTGTTTATTATAAGTTGCTAAAATTCTCAATAAAGATTAGGAAAAAAGTTAATGATCAGTTTCATCTATATTTAGTTATATTTATAATATTTCTTTCTTATAATATCATTTTTTGGTGGTGGAAGCCAGCTTGGACCTTATTATTAGTTATATTAATGTCATATGTAGAGTTGATGTATGAAAGATACGCAATAAATAAAAATAGAATAATGTAAAAAATATCTGTACTTATCAAATTTTATGTATTTTATGCTGTTTTTTACCTTTAAAGATGGTGCAGAATTTATATAAGATACATCTCTATAGGTAAGTATATTTATTACTAAATTTTAGATTAATCAGTTGAAATAATTAATGTTAATGATTAAACATATTGTACATATAAATTTCTCGATTACGGTTGGTGGCATAGATACTATGTTGGTTGATATTCTTAATGAGCAATGTAAAATTGCAAGAACAACACTTGTAATTATTAATGATAAGATAGATGATACAGTTTTAAAAACTCTAAATCCTGAAGTTAGAGTTATTAAAATTAATAGAAAAGAAGGAGCTAAAGATGTATTAAAAATCTTTAAACTTAATATGATTTTATTTAAGTTAAACCCAAGCATTATACATTGTCATAATTCAAACGTTGTAAACTTTTTAGTTTTTAAAAAATGTCCTATTGTTTTAACAGTACATGATATTAATTATAGTACAAAATCGTATCATAAATACACGCACATATTCGCTATTTCTAAAGCGGTTAAAAGAGATATTGAAAAAAATGGCAACTTTCCAGTTTCAGTAATATATAATGGTGTTAATGAACAATTAATTAGAAGAAAAACAGAACAAAACAATAAAGAAGAATTTAAGCTGGTTATTGTAAGTAGGTTAGAACATGTTAAAAAAGGACAAGACTTAGCATTAAAAGCAATTAAAAACCTTAGTAGTAACTATAAAGTAAGATTAGATTTAATAGGTAATGGTAATTCTTTAGCGTATTTAAAAAACTTAACATTAGAATTAGGGTTAAATGATAAAGTAAATTTTCTAGGAGTAAAATCTAGAAATTATATTCATGAAAATTTAAAAAACTACGATTTGTTGATACAACCTTCTAGGTATGAAGGGTTTGGATTGACGATTGTAGAGGCTATGTTTGCTAAAATACCGGTACTTGCCTCTGATATTGATGGACCTAGTGAAATTTTAAATAAAGGTGAATTTGGTTTTTGTTTTAAAAGTAATAATTTAGAAGATTTAATTCTTAAATTAGATGCAATTATTTTTAATTATACCTCTTTTTATAATAAGTCTGTAAATAAAGCTTATTTAAGAGCAAAAGAAGAATTTTCAATTTCTAGCACATCTAAAAATTATATTAATTATTACAAAAAAATACTAAAATAGTATAACATATATTTTAAATTTATTGTACTAAAATGTATAATATCTTATAAAAAATATTAAATATTATATGAAGAAGAAAGAAACAATTATATTTTTTTTTAAAGAGTACAGATTTTCAGAACAATACTTTGGTAATTTGATAGATAAATTAAAAGAGTCATATGTGATAATAATTTTGCACACTTCCTCTTTAGAAAAGTCTAAATTAAATTTGAACACTAAATATCAAAACTACGATATTAGTTTTTGGTCTAGTTCTAGAATTAAAAAATTTTTATTAAGATTAGATTTGGTTCAAATTTTTATAACTAATATAAGGTCATTGTTGGATATAAACATGATTTGCTTGTGTAACCAGATTTCAGTTAAGATTGTTTATATAGAACATGGGTTAACTCTAAAAAAAATAAGTCAGTTCAAGAAGTCAAATAAATTACATACGGTTAAGAAGTACATACACTATTTTAAGAACTTTATCTTCAATATTTCTATTTTACCATATAAACTCGACGTAGTTAAGAATAGTTATTTTGCTTTTTTTAAAGCAAATTATAAAAATTTAAGATTAGATAAAGCACTACTTTATTCTGAAAAAAGCTATGAAGTTTTAAATAATCATTTTCAGTTAGCTAATACAAAAGTTTTATATAGTGGATACCCAATTGTAGAAACAACTGATGGTTTTGAGAAGCTAGAAGAAATTAAATCAAAAAAACAAATTTTACTAATACACCAACCTTTAATTCATGATAAATTTTCTACATTATCAGTTATTGAAGAAATTGAAATTTATAATAAGATTAATGATATTTGTTCTATGTACAAGTATGAATTTGTTCTGAAATTACATCCAAGGACAAGTGTTGATTTATATTCCAAGGATTTCAGAGGAATTATAGCAAATAAAGAGAATAAAATTGAAGAATTAATTGCAGAAAGTGAAATGGTTATAGGTTATTTTAGTACAGCACTTTTAACAGTTTTAAAACTACAAAAGAACTTATTAATATTTAATCAAGAAAATATACTTACAGATGAAATTAATGTTTTTAAAACACAGAATAATTCATTTGATACTGTAAAGCAATTTGAATCATTATTTTTAAGATTAAATAAAAATGAGATTGTACTTAAACAAATTGATTTAGATATTATTTCGGGCATTAACAATTCCCATGAAGATAGGTATATTAAAACATTAAAATTATTAAATAACTAAAAATGAAATTTTTTTTAGCATTTTATTATCTTGTAATTTCAAAATTACCGCATTCTAGGTATATAGAATTTTTTAATACAATAAGAATTTGGTATTGTTCAAAGTTTTTAAAAATAATGGATTTTGATAAAAATTCCAAACTCGAATATGGAGTTTATTTATCTGACGCAAAAAATATAAAAATTGGTAAATATTGTAGGATTAATGAAAATGTTTTTATTCAAGGAGATGTAAAAATTGGAGATTATGTGATGATTGCTCCAAATGTTGCCATACATAGTTCAACTCATATTTATAAAAGCATTGAAGTACCAATGGTTTTAAATGGTTTAACAGATAATAAAAGAGTATTAATAGAAGATGATGTTTGGATAGGTAGAAATGTTATTGTTTTACCTGGTATTAGGATAGGAAAAGGTAGTATTATTGGTGCAAACTCTGTTGTAAATAGAGATATTGAGGAATATTCAATTTATGGAGGTGTGCCTGCAAAATTTATAAAAAAAAGGAAATGAAAAAAGTAGTAGCAATATCATCTATAGGTGGTCATTGGATTCAATTATTGCGCTTAAAGCCTGTATTTGAAGATGTGCAAATGGTTTTTATAACAACTAAAGCTAGTTTTAAATCTATGGTTTCTGAGTCAGATACTTTTTACGTAATACCCGATGGAAATAGAACTGATAAAATTGGATTATTAAAAGCAATTAAGACACTTTTTGTAATATACAGAAAAGAAAAACCAGACGTTATTATAACTACAGGTGCAGCACCAGGTTTAATGGGGATTTGTGTGGGTAAATTGTTGGGTATACATACGATATGGTTAGATAGTATTGCAAATTGTGAAGAGTTGTCTATGAGCGGTAGAATTGCAAAAAAAATAGCAAATACGGTTTATACACAATGGGAGCACCTTGCAACAAATAATGTTAAATATAAAGGAAACGTTTTAAAATGATTTTTGTAACTATAGGTACACAAGAGCCTTTTGATAGGTTAATTCAAGGAATTGATAATATATCGGGCGAGTTAAAGTTAGATGTTATTGCACAAGTCTCTTCTGGGGCTAAGATAACTATTAATAATATGAAAGTGTATGGTTTTTTATCTCCAGATGAGTTTGCAAAATATTTTGATAAAGCAGAACTCATAGTAGCTCATGCAGGTATGGGGACTATTATTTCTGCATTAGTAAAAAATAAAAAGCTCATTGTTTTTCCTAGAGAAAAAAAACTTGGTGAGCATAGGAGTGATCATCAAATAGCTACTGCTAAATACTTCGAAGAAATGGGATACATAACTGTGGCAAGAACCATAGATGAACTAAAGGAGCAAATAGAAATTACTTTAGGTTTGTCCGATTCTAAACCAAATGATGTTATTATTGGGAAATATGCTTCTAAAAGTTTAATAGAATCACTAAGAAATGAAATAGGGCTTTCATAATCATATTATTACTAAATTTGTAGCTAAATATTTTAATATATGCTGCAAGTCTAAACTACATAATAACAAAAATAAATTATAAATTTTATCAATTTTAATGTTTTCAAAATTGATCTAATAAAAAAAAAAGTGAAAAAAGAAAAGTCTAAATTCATCCCATTAATCTTCTCCATAGTCGATGTATTGTTGTTTGTATTCTCCTTTTTTATGGCGAACTATATAATCTTTGACGGGCAAATACCCAACCCAATATTTTACAACAGTTTAATGGGGTTTGGTGCTGTGCTGTGGGTAGGG contains:
- a CDS encoding acyltransferase — its product is MDFDKNSKLEYGVYLSDAKNIKIGKYCRINENVFIQGDVKIGDYVMIAPNVAIHSSTHIYKSIEVPMVLNGLTDNKRVLIEDDVWIGRNVIVLPGIRIGKGSIIGANSVVNRDIEEYSIYGGVPAKFIKKRK
- a CDS encoding WavE lipopolysaccharide synthesis family protein, which produces MNKYFFNSLKKVISKFSFYSFKLLNSNHQISFFSSIIKGLERSSNSYVTYYERPVIPSNLNNITIDPVNEKLAIVIQGPIKKDNHFTFETVKWYQNIFPNSRIVVSTWKDEDIKEVKLLKSLGIEVLLNNKPEISGMGNMNFQVKSTLEGIKWAEQIGCEYVIKTRTDQRIYKENLFQYLLSLQLCFPVDKIYSTLNQQERIIMFEGNVPGNMFIPFHFCDFFYFGKLKDILSYFSKQWDDTTNWLNNSERGQQMRGFKESNVSVSKAHSIAAPEVILNRNYLKNNGISTDIFSLEDSWAYAKSHLITIGWEDLGLFWYKYDKNYNESYLRNTQRNDEKTNIYKYTWSFVNWMAVYGKQLKPTEEMKNYCKKGLNDV
- a CDS encoding oligosaccharide flippase family protein, giving the protein MIKSKLGGFLKNKQGFLRNFSILTFASLFAVAVNLLVNIYLTRAVSTEIYGAYGVVLSVVNILLVMSSLGLRHIVIINIARNQTDSKFHFENAMILRVLGYFIIAILYFGYSLIINNYSLYFNLLILVYLLLLSIWDGIQNLAFGMERMEFTGYLNAGGYFLILMLLIIVPSKDITVETILIILILVQVIKNAFYYKICTKINLLTYVNNKTLIDKEYLIQLFRKSFPYYIMAFLTLFTSQVPILFLEKNSNLSEVAYLNAANKLMIPISLILSTALTALFPNLAKSYLKDKIKFMKNISNALIFILIFGSIGCLLINLFREEIVEIVFGDNYTNTGVILMTQAWFVLFNTIFGLIGLVLGATDNQKLLAKLSICYALVNTPILWYGSYFGAKYVSYAYLIGGIINMAYHYYFFLKVLPKKIDSKITLYFFATLFGGIFLSIIMPVNLNLVFRVLMALFLILILGVFIKKKFIKNRTYE
- a CDS encoding glycosyltransferase; amino-acid sequence: MIFVTIGTQEPFDRLIQGIDNISGELKLDVIAQVSSGAKITINNMKVYGFLSPDEFAKYFDKAELIVAHAGMGTIISALVKNKKLIVFPREKKLGEHRSDHQIATAKYFEEMGYITVARTIDELKEQIEITLGLSDSKPNDVIIGKYASKSLIESLRNEIGLS
- a CDS encoding glycosyltransferase family 2 protein, which translates into the protein MTIIIPMAGLSSRFTKAGYTLPKYMLYAGDKSLFNISVNSFKNYFDSVNFVFIARKLFDTEVFIKKECTLLGIKKYQTVMLDHPTNGQAETVMLGIKNANLDQDESILIFNIDTFRPNYSYPKDILNWDGYLEVFKGQGANWSYAKTISSDSTVVIETAEKVEISDNCSTGLYYFKSVSSFLDIYNNIQTDSFRHHKELYIAPLYNSLIKKGAEVHIHVIERKDVIFCGVPEEYLDFINKKQYISLL
- a CDS encoding glycosyltransferase family 4 protein, which translates into the protein MIKHIVHINFSITVGGIDTMLVDILNEQCKIARTTLVIINDKIDDTVLKTLNPEVRVIKINRKEGAKDVLKIFKLNMILFKLNPSIIHCHNSNVVNFLVFKKCPIVLTVHDINYSTKSYHKYTHIFAISKAVKRDIEKNGNFPVSVIYNGVNEQLIRRKTEQNNKEEFKLVIVSRLEHVKKGQDLALKAIKNLSSNYKVRLDLIGNGNSLAYLKNLTLELGLNDKVNFLGVKSRNYIHENLKNYDLLIQPSRYEGFGLTIVEAMFAKIPVLASDIDGPSEILNKGEFGFCFKSNNLEDLILKLDAIIFNYTSFYNKSVNKAYLRAKEEFSISSTSKNYINYYKKILK
- a CDS encoding glycosyltransferase — encoded protein: MKKVVAISSIGGHWIQLLRLKPVFEDVQMVFITTKASFKSMVSESDTFYVIPDGNRTDKIGLLKAIKTLFVIYRKEKPDVIITTGAAPGLMGICVGKLLGIHTIWLDSIANCEELSMSGRIAKKIANTVYTQWEHLATNNVKYKGNVLK
- a CDS encoding N-acetylneuraminate synthase family protein, which translates into the protein MKKANVIAEIGCNHKGDIEIAKELIKVAKIFCNADVVKFQKRNNKELLTEEQYNAPHPNPVNSYGDTYGAHREFLEFSLEQNRELKEYCEDLGIIWSTSTWDLTSAKEIASLKPKLIKIPSACNNNYEMLGWLCENYEGEIHCSTGMTTKDEIEELVSFFESKGKNKDLVLYNCTSGYPVPFEDVCLLDITLLIEKYGKRVKEIGFSGHHLGIAVDIAAYTLGATWVERHYTLDRTWKGTDHSASLEPAGLRKLVRDLRAVEQALTFKQSDILDIEAVQREKLKNKK
- a CDS encoding HAD-IIIC family phosphatase; translated protein: MELNKRLIVDLDDTISITTEGDYFNSKPIKDTIDALNKYKEEGFEIVINTSRNMRTYKGNIGKISIFTLPNIIDWLKKHQVPFDEVRIGKPWCGFKGFYIDDKAIRPSEFHKYSYEEIQELLAEEKKYIRLK